The Salvia miltiorrhiza cultivar Shanhuang (shh) chromosome 1, IMPLAD_Smil_shh, whole genome shotgun sequence genome has a window encoding:
- the LOC131005573 gene encoding auxin-induced protein 15A-like: MVAIRQMLRRTLSSERRSAEVPKGHCAVYVGENEKTRFVIPVSYLNHPSFQELLFQAEEEFGFHHPTGGLTIPCSEDFFVDLTSRLSRT; this comes from the coding sequence atggtGGCCATTCGCCAAATGCTGAGACGAACTTTATCCAGCGAGAGGAGATCAGCTGAGGTTCCAAAGGGGCACTGTGCTGTCTATGTCGGAGAAAATGAGAAGACACGGTTTGTGATCCCTGTGTCGTACTTGAACCACCCCTCGTTTCAAGAGCTGCTGTTTCAAGCTGAGGAAGAATTCGGGTTCCATCATCCAACTGGTGGCCTCACCATCCCCTGCAGCGAGGATTTTTTCGTTGATCTAACGTCCCGGTTGAGCAGAACGTGA